One genomic region from bacterium encodes:
- a CDS encoding C25 family cysteine peptidase, with protein MKPKAWMTACLLLVVFASLSVAATHGSTTPPKLPANFYRLSGPDAVREMPVTVVDPNPESVRLRFTDPPLEFGTVTLNGADYSTVRLSGEASTLDPGAPDLPTVHRMAMIGNTGDVALTVVNQSFTVQTFDHDISPVQLLEGSEGAPIDGFSSPLASIYTEDRWYPANIAEVSDPAAVRDVRFVVVSAYPVQINPVTHQMRVYNSIDVMVSNTGGVGASEIHITPTSISPDFKKIYRQFENFDGSALDALPVLPGKYLVVCPNIAAAITQAQNLVTWKKRRGLDAVYATTAETGTTASAIRTYINNLYTSSNGQLESVCLLGDVTGTYAIPTGTTSGGEYDNYYGKLINNAGENPDPVPDVAIGRLTAIDDNSLASVVAKSINYESNPYMTNTTWFTSGWCAAHTAHIPSNATTKAYTREIMLQHGINPVAWNVYSGGMSTTDLNSHLQSGISVFNHRMSWVSETVTGTVDAINAYPMTPFVMAVTCGTGDFDGDAVSEHWLRPSGQTPSNPKGAIGCVGVATTSTHVPYNNIIDAGVMYGLYVLDIQSQGAALVAGKLELYRNYHVSHPTETTSFSNWNNLMGDPAVAIWRYRPVIANVTKPASINRGANNVAITVINSETSAPVKDAFVCLLKGTETFSRGYTNASGQINLPCSTATTGYMQVTITRENLKAYIDSIQVVSGTATLALNSVTVDDDNIGGTIGDNNHVLNPGETVDLVINLANTGTTTTVTGITGTLTTASPGVQITSGISAYPNLAPGSNANPTTSFRVVVTSVFDNEPATFFLNLASSIGTQTVRVDLTPRAPNIVYVSQAFSGPGGNVNPGEEGDFTVTMRNSGARTMVSSTGILRSLDPFVQVTDSIGTFGTIASNGTGTNSTDRFHIVVNGGAFNGHRTVMQLVMTDANGFRDSTVFDSSHFFQSDTTLFTPNAANFYITTGPAVSTSPTGPDERGYYAYDNSETQPSGSGSTYQWVELHPGSGTSLNFNDTAEDGDQSSVLNLPFNFTFYGRAFNQITVCTNGWLSFGSSTQVDFRNYRMGSPIGPPNIVAAYWDDLKAWGADNNVYWYYNSTEHYYAVEWKVQTLWTSVDEIFEVLLYDPSYYPTARGDGKIKVQYNTVNLSANQDNSGNDNYYATVGIENADHSTGIDYYYWNVYSPCSASLVNGRSIMFTTDGNGQLNPSVTVVQPRGSEQWYVGQVYDLLWTTTAVQGNINIALNRNYPSGTWETLFSNIPNSSSQAWTVTGPATSSARIRMTSVTNPAVGDTCAANFTIIMPTATLLTPNGGELYPTGGAATVSWTSTGLGPVRVEFNRNYPSATWELISASASADFDWTVTGPPTNSARIRITGISVPAVGDTSNANFTIGIPPVITHTPHADQNLGPVLFTAHVTDDVPGFTPKVFYRLVNAVSYDSLPLVATGYPTEYAATTPVLSAGSYEYYFRATDAQFLSTYLPASGTYRMNVAAIGGGWLAYDDSVAERYNWVDGEGFKWAVKFDPGTYPFALTAGRFAICPTNPTGSHWPILFQVISADGPGGLPGTILFSDTTGVAGNTVGGLPAGAAWADVVTRTNGQSLQINSPFYLSVGNQEPRSNPVAFAEDTTSTRSHQSYVYDNCDHNWYNEDGGHLSNRPGNRMIRANGFPLGPLQVVIYKADSATVSSSVMRWTSVGAPFYHVYTSTNATGPFDTMIGSVAGPATGQVVTYTDTNAINLGVRRYYRVFAADVP; from the coding sequence ATGAAACCGAAGGCATGGATGACGGCGTGCCTGCTCTTGGTGGTGTTTGCCTCGCTTAGTGTGGCCGCCACGCACGGTTCGACGACCCCGCCAAAGCTGCCGGCTAATTTTTACCGTCTGTCCGGTCCGGACGCGGTACGGGAAATGCCCGTCACCGTGGTGGATCCCAATCCGGAATCGGTCCGGTTGCGGTTCACGGATCCGCCGCTCGAATTCGGCACCGTTACGTTGAACGGCGCGGACTATTCCACGGTCCGGCTGTCCGGTGAGGCTTCCACGCTTGATCCGGGCGCTCCCGATCTGCCGACCGTACACCGTATGGCCATGATCGGCAACACCGGTGATGTGGCGCTGACCGTGGTCAATCAATCGTTCACGGTGCAGACCTTTGATCATGATATTTCTCCCGTTCAATTGCTGGAAGGATCGGAAGGCGCGCCGATTGACGGCTTCTCTTCTCCACTCGCCAGCATTTATACGGAAGACCGGTGGTATCCGGCGAATATTGCCGAAGTTTCCGACCCTGCTGCGGTGCGCGACGTCCGCTTCGTGGTGGTGTCCGCTTATCCGGTGCAGATCAATCCGGTAACGCACCAGATGCGCGTGTACAATTCGATTGATGTCATGGTGAGCAATACCGGCGGCGTCGGCGCGAGCGAAATTCACATTACGCCCACGTCCATCAGCCCCGATTTCAAGAAGATCTACCGGCAATTCGAGAATTTCGACGGCAGCGCGCTGGATGCGCTTCCTGTTCTGCCGGGAAAATATCTGGTGGTGTGCCCGAATATTGCCGCCGCCATTACGCAGGCGCAGAATCTTGTGACCTGGAAGAAGCGGCGCGGACTGGATGCCGTCTACGCCACCACGGCGGAGACGGGGACCACAGCTTCGGCAATCCGTACCTACATCAATAACCTGTACACTTCCAGCAACGGCCAGCTCGAGAGCGTGTGTCTGCTGGGTGACGTGACCGGTACGTACGCGATTCCGACCGGCACGACGTCGGGCGGAGAGTACGACAATTACTACGGGAAGCTGATCAATAACGCCGGCGAGAATCCGGATCCGGTGCCGGACGTGGCAATTGGCCGCCTCACGGCGATCGACGACAACTCCCTCGCATCGGTGGTGGCAAAGTCCATCAACTACGAATCCAATCCTTACATGACCAACACCACCTGGTTTACCAGCGGGTGGTGCGCGGCCCATACGGCTCATATTCCGTCCAACGCCACGACCAAGGCGTACACGCGCGAGATCATGCTGCAGCACGGCATCAATCCGGTGGCGTGGAACGTCTATTCGGGCGGCATGTCCACCACGGATTTGAACAGCCATTTGCAGTCCGGTATTTCGGTTTTCAACCACCGCATGAGCTGGGTCAGTGAAACGGTGACGGGCACGGTAGACGCGATCAACGCCTACCCGATGACGCCGTTTGTCATGGCCGTGACCTGCGGCACGGGCGACTTCGACGGCGACGCCGTCAGCGAACACTGGCTCAGGCCGTCCGGACAGACACCGTCCAATCCCAAGGGCGCGATCGGCTGCGTCGGCGTGGCGACCACCAGCACGCATGTCCCGTACAACAACATCATCGACGCGGGCGTCATGTATGGCCTCTATGTGCTGGATATCCAGTCGCAGGGCGCCGCGCTCGTAGCCGGCAAGTTGGAATTGTACCGCAATTACCACGTTTCGCACCCGACGGAAACGACATCGTTCTCCAACTGGAACAACTTGATGGGCGACCCTGCCGTGGCCATCTGGCGCTACCGTCCGGTCATCGCCAACGTCACGAAGCCGGCCTCGATCAACCGCGGCGCGAACAACGTGGCGATCACGGTAATCAATTCCGAGACGTCGGCTCCCGTCAAGGACGCCTTCGTGTGTCTGTTGAAGGGCACGGAAACCTTTAGCCGTGGCTACACCAATGCCAGCGGCCAGATCAATCTTCCCTGCTCCACCGCCACCACCGGCTACATGCAGGTCACGATTACGCGCGAGAATCTCAAAGCCTATATCGACTCGATTCAGGTCGTTTCCGGCACGGCAACGCTGGCATTGAACTCGGTGACCGTCGATGACGACAACATCGGCGGCACAATCGGTGACAACAACCACGTGTTGAATCCCGGCGAAACCGTGGATCTGGTGATCAACCTTGCCAACACCGGCACGACCACCACGGTCACCGGTATTACCGGCACGTTGACGACGGCCTCTCCGGGCGTACAGATCACATCGGGCATCAGTGCTTATCCGAACCTTGCGCCCGGCAGTAACGCCAATCCCACCACATCCTTCCGTGTCGTGGTTACGTCGGTGTTCGACAATGAGCCGGCAACGTTCTTCCTGAATCTTGCCTCATCCATCGGAACGCAGACCGTTCGCGTAGATCTGACACCGCGCGCGCCGAACATTGTCTACGTCAGCCAAGCCTTCTCAGGGCCCGGCGGCAACGTGAATCCCGGTGAAGAAGGCGATTTCACGGTAACGATGCGCAATTCCGGCGCGCGGACCATGGTGTCGTCCACCGGAATTCTGCGGTCGCTGGATCCGTTCGTGCAGGTGACCGATTCTATCGGCACCTTCGGCACGATTGCCTCCAATGGCACGGGCACCAACAGCACCGACCGTTTCCATATCGTGGTAAACGGTGGCGCATTCAACGGCCACCGCACCGTCATGCAACTGGTCATGACCGATGCCAACGGGTTCCGTGACAGCACGGTATTCGACAGCTCGCATTTCTTCCAGAGCGACACCACGCTGTTCACCCCCAACGCGGCTAACTTCTACATTACGACCGGGCCGGCGGTCTCCACCAGTCCGACCGGGCCGGATGAGCGCGGCTACTACGCGTACGACAACAGCGAGACACAACCGTCCGGCTCAGGGTCAACCTATCAGTGGGTGGAATTGCATCCCGGCTCCGGCACGTCGCTCAATTTCAACGATACCGCCGAGGATGGCGACCAGAGTTCGGTGCTGAATCTGCCGTTCAACTTCACTTTCTATGGACGGGCGTTCAATCAGATCACGGTGTGTACCAACGGCTGGCTTTCGTTCGGCAGTTCCACGCAAGTGGACTTCCGTAATTACCGGATGGGGTCGCCCATCGGCCCGCCCAACATCGTGGCGGCTTACTGGGATGATCTGAAGGCCTGGGGCGCGGACAATAATGTCTACTGGTACTACAACAGCACCGAACATTACTACGCCGTGGAATGGAAGGTGCAGACTCTCTGGACCAGCGTAGATGAAATCTTTGAGGTGCTCCTGTATGACCCGAGCTATTACCCGACCGCCCGTGGCGACGGCAAAATTAAGGTGCAGTACAACACGGTCAACCTGAGTGCCAATCAGGATAACTCGGGCAACGACAACTACTACGCCACGGTAGGTATCGAGAATGCGGATCACTCCACCGGTATCGACTACTACTACTGGAACGTCTACTCTCCCTGTTCCGCCTCTCTGGTGAACGGTCGCTCGATCATGTTCACCACCGACGGCAATGGCCAGCTCAATCCCTCCGTCACGGTCGTCCAGCCGCGTGGTAGCGAGCAGTGGTATGTCGGACAGGTGTATGACCTTTTGTGGACAACGACGGCGGTGCAGGGCAACATCAATATCGCGCTCAACCGCAACTATCCGTCGGGCACATGGGAGACGCTGTTCTCGAATATTCCGAACAGCTCAAGCCAGGCGTGGACAGTAACGGGACCGGCAACGTCCAGCGCCCGCATCCGCATGACCAGCGTGACGAATCCCGCGGTGGGCGATACCTGCGCAGCCAACTTTACGATCATCATGCCGACGGCGACGTTGCTTACGCCAAATGGCGGGGAACTGTACCCGACAGGCGGAGCCGCCACGGTATCCTGGACATCGACGGGCCTCGGTCCAGTCCGGGTGGAATTCAACCGCAACTATCCATCGGCAACGTGGGAACTCATCTCGGCATCTGCTTCCGCCGACTTCGATTGGACAGTCACCGGACCTCCCACCAACAGCGCGCGGATTCGCATAACGGGTATCAGCGTTCCAGCGGTGGGAGATACCTCAAACGCGAACTTCACCATCGGCATTCCGCCGGTCATTACTCACACACCCCACGCGGACCAGAACCTGGGCCCGGTGCTGTTTACGGCTCATGTGACCGATGATGTGCCCGGCTTTACACCCAAGGTGTTCTATCGACTGGTCAATGCCGTCTCCTACGACTCGCTGCCCCTGGTGGCGACGGGCTACCCCACAGAGTACGCGGCGACGACGCCTGTCCTCAGCGCCGGAAGTTATGAATACTATTTCCGGGCAACGGATGCTCAGTTCCTGTCCACGTACCTGCCGGCAAGCGGCACCTACCGCATGAATGTAGCCGCCATCGGCGGCGGCTGGCTGGCGTATGACGACAGTGTGGCCGAGCGCTACAACTGGGTCGACGGCGAAGGCTTCAAGTGGGCGGTCAAGTTCGATCCGGGCACGTATCCCTTCGCGCTCACGGCGGGACGGTTTGCGATCTGCCCGACCAACCCAACCGGCAGCCACTGGCCGATCCTCTTCCAGGTGATTTCGGCGGATGGTCCCGGCGGCCTGCCCGGCACGATCCTCTTCAGCGATACCACCGGCGTCGCCGGCAACACCGTGGGTGGTTTGCCCGCGGGCGCCGCATGGGCGGATGTCGTAACGCGCACCAATGGACAGTCGCTGCAGATCAACAGTCCGTTCTATTTGTCGGTCGGCAATCAGGAGCCGCGCTCCAATCCGGTGGCCTTTGCCGAAGATACGACGAGCACGCGCAGTCATCAATCGTACGTTTACGATAACTGCGACCACAACTGGTACAACGAAGACGGCGGGCATCTGAGCAACCGGCCCGGCAACCGCATGATCCGCGCCAACGGCTTCCCCCTTGGCCCGCTTCAGGTGGTGATTTACAAGGCAGACAGCGCCACGGTGAGCAGTTCGGTTATGCGCTGGACCTCCGTGGGCGCGCCGTTCTATCACGTCTATACTTCGACCAACGCCACCGGTCCGTTCGACACGATGATCGGTTCGGTTGCCGGTCCGGCGACGGGGCAGGTCGTAACCTACACGGACACCAACGCGATCAACCTCGGCGTACGCCGCTACTATCGCGTCTTCGCCGCCGACGTGCCGTAA
- a CDS encoding C25 family cysteine peptidase, whose product MKLQWYPLLGLLLLAAGAAYGAWIPVTSTLPGQPCEVTMSAEGSNAWQIGITVSGLTTDAAHTGGSTLDQLQLAGEPADENATELPAISRLIGLRYDGDPLLEVVSEEWTDLDGTYNLSAEDPGSVARDGYGPESHYLLTPRQIMGGVGLAALRVQAVQYNSAQHKVRVLRSVTLRVQETGTVVGHSRPITESTAEQLRAVLPNWGDMGLDDIVVRGTYLYIVSKDTLAQNGIKDLITWRKRQGRSVEVAGPAQIGATLTTTNVKAYIQARYNAANPPLEYVCLVGDANGTYIIPGYTYSLEGNSGVGDYDFARLDGTDLMPDINIGRLPFDNTADLQKIVNKTLRYEKTPTATTGGSKPNWYKGGGCFAGSGSGISPCQTMRTVRARMMDAGFPSTSIDTVYWTDVSFGPTEMNASINSGVSLWCYRGYLGMSGYGTGNVSSLNNVGRWPYILNLTCGTNDYNGSSYDLCEALLLGGTVSSPTGAVAICGMSSIHTNTRYNNCLMSGAVQGMMTEGIHSTGGALRRAKLEVYRSYPADSSVGRVTFFMGITTLLGDPAIDVFNDTPDTLYVNNPATLSTGANTLTLTVTEATNQPVPGAYVNLLKGTEVFVGDWTNASGQVTLNFTTSSVDTLFITATKHNCRPAANYALVTNAAQYVAPPTSNFSLNDDNIAPSQGNGDGLANPGETLELSLPLKNWGSAAVTGVSASLSISDPYVTLTPGAQNYGTISPGATVSPAAPFVFSLSNYVPDGRTLQFTLTVTDDAAHTWTNAIPIRAANGALQLVSSTLQNVGNGILDPGESGQLYLTLVNAGRAATLANTVGYLRSGSLAVLVTDSVGSFTAATVNGQCNNSGNTFSLTATTDAYPGERIPFQCIFPLANGFSDTVNFSLVMGSVASSSPTPPDAYGYWAFDNTDVNFAKHPTYNWVEIDPRSGGAGTVVPITDAADEADTTVVVDLPFAFRYYGQAFTQIAVCSNGWLAMGADNSPFTDFRNYAIPSALGPSRMIAPFWDDLRIPPSTTLTDGRGEVHALDQGSDNCPATVIPSVPYTDAGTTAGQANNFTTSSCSVGGAPDVIYQWTPTATGSYVVSLCGSSYDTGLMIRTGGSCPGSSEVSCNDDFCSYQSQITQAMTAGTTYYIIVDGYGTSSGAYTLSVTAFVPPSPAGVYSYYDATNHRYILEWSHVQKYNGSAPYPDETFECILYEAGYPATPTGDGEILFQYLTCNNTTDAYSSNDYCTVGIENLNNTDGVQYSYWNQVSPAIPGAAALTGGRAILFTTAKYPSSTPQSPVNLVVYNAAPDVVLLWNAVHSDVHGIPLPSVQYRVYRGNDAGFVPGAGSYLATVSDTSYTDVAPGSQRYFYIVQAESPAGNAASPIESMVSPPSATTADRPGPVKRER is encoded by the coding sequence ATGAAACTGCAATGGTACCCGCTTTTGGGCCTGCTGCTGCTTGCCGCAGGAGCCGCTTACGGAGCCTGGATTCCGGTGACGTCAACTCTGCCCGGTCAGCCGTGCGAGGTGACGATGTCGGCGGAAGGTTCGAATGCGTGGCAAATTGGAATCACCGTGTCGGGTCTGACGACCGACGCAGCCCACACCGGCGGCTCGACTCTCGACCAACTTCAGTTGGCCGGTGAGCCGGCAGATGAGAACGCGACCGAACTGCCGGCGATCTCCCGGTTGATCGGGCTGCGCTATGACGGCGATCCGCTGCTGGAAGTGGTGAGCGAAGAGTGGACGGATCTCGACGGAACCTACAATCTTTCGGCAGAAGACCCGGGGAGCGTCGCTCGGGACGGGTACGGGCCGGAATCCCATTATCTTCTCACGCCGCGCCAGATCATGGGCGGCGTGGGACTGGCGGCGTTGCGCGTGCAGGCCGTGCAGTACAATTCCGCGCAGCACAAGGTTCGCGTGCTGCGCAGCGTAACGCTGCGGGTGCAGGAGACCGGTACTGTTGTCGGCCATAGTCGACCTATTACGGAGAGCACGGCAGAGCAACTTCGGGCCGTGCTTCCGAACTGGGGCGACATGGGACTGGATGACATCGTCGTACGCGGAACGTATCTGTACATCGTCTCCAAGGATACGCTGGCACAGAATGGAATCAAAGATCTGATCACGTGGCGCAAGCGTCAGGGGCGTTCGGTGGAAGTCGCCGGCCCTGCGCAGATCGGCGCCACGCTCACGACGACCAATGTAAAGGCGTACATTCAGGCACGCTACAATGCGGCGAATCCGCCGCTTGAATATGTCTGTCTGGTGGGTGACGCCAACGGGACCTATATTATTCCCGGCTACACCTACTCGTTGGAGGGCAACTCCGGCGTCGGCGACTACGATTTTGCCCGTCTCGACGGCACAGATCTGATGCCGGACATCAACATCGGACGCTTGCCCTTCGACAATACGGCGGACTTGCAGAAGATCGTCAACAAGACCCTGCGCTACGAGAAGACACCCACCGCAACTACCGGCGGCAGCAAACCGAACTGGTATAAGGGCGGCGGATGTTTTGCCGGAAGCGGCTCGGGTATTTCTCCGTGTCAGACCATGCGCACGGTGCGTGCCCGGATGATGGATGCAGGCTTCCCCAGCACCAGCATCGACACCGTATACTGGACAGACGTCAGCTTCGGCCCAACCGAGATGAACGCCAGCATCAACTCGGGCGTTTCCCTCTGGTGTTATCGCGGCTATCTTGGAATGAGCGGTTATGGCACCGGCAACGTGTCATCTTTGAATAACGTCGGCCGCTGGCCCTATATTCTCAATCTGACCTGCGGGACCAATGACTATAACGGCAGCAGCTATGACCTGTGCGAGGCTTTGCTGCTGGGCGGAACGGTCTCCAGCCCTACCGGCGCCGTGGCAATCTGCGGCATGTCGTCTATTCACACCAACACCCGCTACAACAATTGCCTGATGAGCGGCGCGGTGCAGGGGATGATGACCGAAGGTATTCACAGCACCGGCGGAGCCCTGCGGCGTGCCAAGCTTGAAGTCTACCGCAGCTATCCGGCGGATTCATCCGTGGGCCGCGTAACCTTCTTCATGGGCATCACCACGCTGTTGGGCGATCCGGCAATTGACGTGTTCAACGACACTCCGGATACGCTGTACGTCAACAATCCCGCCACGCTGTCGACCGGAGCCAATACGTTGACCCTGACCGTCACGGAAGCGACTAACCAGCCGGTGCCGGGGGCGTACGTCAATCTGCTGAAGGGTACGGAAGTATTCGTCGGCGATTGGACCAATGCTTCAGGGCAGGTCACGCTGAATTTTACGACGAGCAGCGTGGACACGCTGTTCATTACCGCCACCAAGCACAACTGCCGGCCCGCGGCAAATTACGCGCTGGTCACCAACGCTGCTCAGTATGTGGCGCCTCCAACGTCGAATTTCTCCTTGAATGACGACAACATCGCACCGAGTCAGGGGAATGGCGACGGTCTGGCCAATCCGGGTGAGACGCTCGAACTTTCTCTGCCGCTCAAAAACTGGGGCTCGGCGGCGGTTACCGGCGTTTCGGCTTCGCTTTCCATCAGTGATCCGTATGTGACGCTGACTCCGGGCGCACAGAATTACGGCACGATTTCTCCCGGAGCAACCGTCTCCCCTGCCGCGCCGTTTGTGTTCAGCCTTTCCAATTATGTGCCGGATGGCCGCACACTGCAGTTCACGCTGACGGTCACGGATGATGCCGCCCACACGTGGACCAATGCCATTCCAATCCGCGCGGCCAACGGGGCGCTGCAACTGGTGAGCAGTACCTTGCAGAATGTCGGCAACGGGATTCTGGATCCGGGCGAAAGCGGACAGCTTTACCTGACACTGGTCAATGCGGGACGCGCCGCGACACTGGCGAATACCGTCGGCTACCTGCGTTCAGGGAGCCTCGCGGTGCTGGTGACGGACAGCGTGGGAAGTTTCACCGCGGCCACGGTTAATGGCCAATGTAACAATTCGGGGAATACGTTTAGTCTGACGGCGACAACCGATGCCTATCCCGGCGAGCGGATTCCCTTCCAGTGCATCTTCCCCCTCGCCAATGGATTCTCCGACACGGTGAACTTCAGTCTGGTGATGGGTTCGGTGGCGTCCAGTTCGCCGACTCCGCCGGACGCCTACGGCTATTGGGCATTCGATAATACCGACGTGAATTTTGCCAAGCACCCCACCTATAATTGGGTGGAAATCGATCCACGCAGCGGCGGCGCGGGAACGGTTGTTCCCATCACCGATGCCGCGGATGAAGCGGATACCACCGTGGTGGTCGATCTTCCGTTCGCATTCCGCTACTACGGGCAGGCCTTCACGCAGATTGCGGTCTGTTCGAACGGCTGGCTTGCAATGGGCGCGGACAACAGCCCCTTCACGGATTTCCGCAACTATGCCATACCCTCCGCTCTGGGTCCGTCGCGGATGATTGCGCCGTTTTGGGATGATCTGCGCATTCCCCCCTCCACCACTTTAACGGACGGACGCGGCGAGGTTCATGCGCTGGATCAGGGCAGCGACAACTGCCCGGCCACCGTTATTCCCTCCGTGCCCTATACCGACGCCGGAACGACTGCAGGACAGGCGAACAACTTTACCACAAGTTCCTGCTCCGTTGGTGGGGCGCCGGATGTCATTTACCAATGGACACCCACGGCCACGGGAAGTTACGTGGTGTCGCTCTGTGGCAGCTCCTACGATACGGGACTGATGATCCGCACCGGCGGCTCCTGTCCCGGCAGCAGCGAAGTCTCCTGCAACGATGACTTTTGCAGCTACCAGTCTCAGATCACTCAGGCCATGACGGCGGGAACGACGTACTACATTATTGTAGATGGCTACGGCACCAGTTCCGGCGCATACACTTTGAGCGTCACCGCGTTTGTTCCGCCATCTCCCGCCGGAGTGTATTCCTATTATGACGCGACGAACCACCGCTACATTCTCGAATGGAGCCATGTGCAGAAGTACAATGGATCCGCGCCGTATCCGGACGAGACGTTCGAGTGCATTCTGTATGAAGCGGGCTATCCGGCGACTCCCACCGGCGATGGCGAGATTCTGTTCCAGTACCTGACCTGCAACAACACGACGGACGCTTACAGTTCCAATGATTATTGCACGGTGGGCATCGAAAATCTGAACAATACCGATGGCGTGCAGTATAGTTACTGGAATCAGGTAAGCCCGGCCATTCCCGGCGCCGCCGCTTTGACCGGCGGACGGGCAATTCTGTTTACGACGGCTAAGTACCCCAGCAGCACACCGCAGTCCCCGGTGAATTTAGTCGTTTACAATGCGGCGCCCGATGTGGTTCTGTTGTGGAACGCCGTGCACAGCGACGTTCACGGCATACCGCTGCCTTCCGTGCAGTACCGTGTGTATCGGGGGAACGATGCCGGTTTCGTTCCCGGCGCCGGCTCATACCTTGCCACAGTGTCGGACACAAGCTATACCGATGTTGCTCCCGGGAGCCAGCGCTACTTCTACATCGTGCAGGCGGAATCCCCCGCCGGAAATGCGGCGTCGCCCATCGAGTCCATGGTTTCGCCGCCCTCGGCGACCACTGCGGACCGGCCGGGTCCCGTGAAACGCGAACGATAA